In the genome of Haloplanus salinus, the window CACAGCCGGTATGTAAGCAAAATTCGAGAGGACAGTCGTGTTCAGGACGCTTGGATTCGCTGGAATTCCGTCACCTGCCATTTCGTAGGTGACTCCGCGTCGTCCGAATCCTCATCATCGAATTCAACTCCGCTTGCTGTCCCTACCTCGTAGGCTGCATCGTCCTCGTCAGCGAGGCCCAGTCGGAGCTCGAGGCCGTGTTCACGGAGGATATCACGCATCGTCCAGCGGTCGACATCGGCGAGTCGTGCAGCATCACCGAGTGTAATCCGCTCGCGTTCGTAGAGGGCGACTGCAGCTGCGATTCGCTCGTTTTCGCGGTCCTCGAAATATTCGCGCACGAACCCGTGGCTACCATGGCGTCACCTACGGTTTAGTGATGATCGGCGTCTAGATTGGTGGGAGTTTATTCATCCCTCTGTGGGCGTGTTCACACGACGTTATATGTGTGAAATCCAGAAGCCCGTAGAAAATGCGAAGCTAATAAAAGAAGACACTATCTGCGTACTGCGCCCTTCGACAATCTGGTTTGGGCGATGTGACATACCCCTACGATACTGGGAGTTCGGAAAGTACCGCCAGGAAAGAGTCGATGCATGGTCGATCTGACCGTGGCGGTACACCAACCGAAGCAAGCTCGGTGGCGCTTAGATATTCCGAGCGTAACCTAACAGTACTTTTTCACGGATCGATCCGCATTGGCCTATCAACGCTTACTAGCTAGCAACGCGGCCAGCGATAAATATTAACAGCAATACATTTTGGATTCGCTGTTGAGATGGAAGACACCGAGACGACATCCGAGTAGCGAGTGACCCGTCCCGAGGTCAAGCTTCAGGACGGGTATTGAGTGACCGCCTCCCCGTCGTAAACGGAGCGGGATCAAAGGTCCCGCAGGCAGTCGGGCTACGCCCGACGACGACGGGGCTTCCCACGGTACCGCACCGCTGGGTTGGGATATTTGCTGGTTGACGACTCGTCGGCGTGACGAGCCGATGGCGGGGCCACACCGCCGTTACTCCTGTCCCCCGGCAGGGGGGACTCGGAGTTATCTTGACCGAGACACCACAGCGGTTCGAGAGGGTGTCCCGAACGTTCTGATTCTCGGAGTCCCGATATTGTACTTTTAGGTGGCGGTGAAACCGCCTCGGTGTGCGTCATGCCACAACGTGACGCTACATAAATATCCGCGTCAGCGTCAGAACGTGGTCTGTAGAGAGCTTGTCGGATTCACTCCCGCCGTTTACGGCGGGATTCTCTCCTCGAAGAAAGATAATCGATATTTGTCATCAACTGCCAGAATAGCCTTTACCACGTAAAATTAAACGTTGAATTATAGATTTTATATAAAATAAAGGGCTAGGAGCAAGCGCTGTACGTGGTATCACTCCAGTTGTACGGGTCGCCAGCACTCTTCCGTCCCACACTTCCCGCTCACGCGTACTTCGTCGGCACCACGAGGTCCCTGACGATGTGTAATCGTGTAATCGAAGTGTCTCGACCAATCATCCTCATCCTCAGCTAGCGAGCCAACAGCGACGAGCGCGCCGACGCCGCGGCTCCGCAGTTTCCCGGTCAGGACATTGAGAAACCGATCTCGCACCCCGTCACTCTTTGAACTGCCCAGTTGGTCGAGTGAGTAGAGACCGACCAGTCGGTCCCCGCTTTGACCCTCCGAATCAAGGACAGTGAGGAGTTCCGTGCCGAGTTGCGTCAGATTACCACCGTGAACGTGCCGTATCTCCGCGCCGTCGGGAGTGGAAGAATGATCTGACGACGTGCAGTCAATAAGGGTTAGTGGTGAAGCCTCGACCGAGCCGACGATGTCCTCGGCAACGTGCTTGGTCGACACGACCACCCCTTCTTCGGCAACGTCCCCGAACAGTTGACGGAA includes:
- a CDS encoding DUF7504 family protein; protein product: MSQPPATKEDGKRQAGVLSAYEPVSDRVKRDGGTVGGGELAFDLYRRSIDQLFELVTLRESQPGSDAGILNTAIDAQQAQITRLEASATEAERYPGELFSSLLGNTGSPILGAMPEAVGMEPADIVLFRGKSTERKFESFRQLFGDVAEEGVVVSTKHVAEDIVGSVEASPLTLIDCTSSDHSSTPDGAEIRHVHGGNLTQLGTELLTVLDSEGQSGDRLVGLYSLDQLGSSKSDGVRDRFLNVLTGKLRSRGVGALVAVGSLAEDEDDWSRHFDYTITHRQGPRGADEVRVSGKCGTEECWRPVQLE